One Punica granatum isolate Tunisia-2019 chromosome 3, ASM765513v2, whole genome shotgun sequence genomic window carries:
- the LOC116199909 gene encoding transcription factor BHLH094, whose amino-acid sequence MDPPALINGGSFPGASAPPYNLAEIWPFQLNGGHPTPFGQGNGIGPFGIGSGPNHEALGAGPASLEQRVSLGSGSDSGGGRKRRELEDELAKGGASTSNGAGLSDCDAKRLKPSGDDNGGDGNKPAEEEPGTAKSQPQEPPKQDYIHVRARRGQATDSHSLAERARREKISERMKILQDLVPGCNKVIGKALVLDEIINYIQSLQRQVEFLSMKLEAVNSRLTPGLEVFPSKDFGQQTFDASGIPFLPQSTREYPRGSSPDWLHMQVGGSFDRRT is encoded by the exons ATGGATCCGCCTGCGCTGATCAATGGAGGATCCTTCCCCGGCGCCAGTGCGCCGCCGTATAACCTGGCGGAGATCTGGCCTTTCCAGCTCAACGGCGGTCATCCAACGCCGTTCGGGCAGGGCAATGGCATTGGCCCGTTCGGTATTGGCTCCGGCCCCAATCACGAGGCTCTAGGGGCCGGTCCGGCGAGCTTGGAGCAGAGAGTGAGCCTCGGCAGTGGCAGCGACagtggaggaggaagaaagcGGCGTGAGTTGGAGGATGAGTTGGCTAAAGGCGGCGCCTCCACGAGCAATGGAGCCGGCTTG AGTGATTGCGACGCGAAACGGCTAAAACCAAGCGGAGATGATAACGGAGGAGATGGCAACAAACCAGCCGAGGAGGAGCCAGGCACGGCCAAGTCGCAGCCACAGGAACCTCCGAAGCAAGACTACATCCATGTCCGAGCCCGGCGAGGGCAGGCCACCGATAGCCACAGTTTAGCAGAAAGA GCAAGGAGAGAGAAGATAAGTGAGAGGATGAAGATTCTCCAGGACCTGGTCCCCGGTTGTAATAAG GTCATCGGCAAAGCGCTTGTCCTCGACGAAATCATCAATTACATCCAATCGCTTCAGCGTCAGGTCGAG TTCCTCTCAATGAAGCTTGAAGCTGTTAACTCGAGATTGACCCCCGGGCTCGAAGTATTCCCTTCTAAAGAT TTCGGCCAACAAACATTTGACGCCAGTGGGATCCCTTTTCTCCCGCAATCTACGAGGGAGTATCCACGAGGTTCCTCACCGGATTGGTTGCATATGCAGGTCGGTGGCAGTTTCGACCGAAGAACATAA
- the LOC116199867 gene encoding putative protein tag-278 isoform X1 has protein sequence MNAAEQNGHFISGGKHRSIWSCSSSPSSSSSFERSSPKLAISGDVINPQQKQKQTEEEYGRRVQELQAELASSDEIRRKLERQIGHLQDENVLLENKQKELNATIQGLVQSRDDFIYAYEESTCEMRRAIETRDRKLAMLSEKINSHLLLFDSIEKEALSVKQVVDNVKHVVSEKEELASSLRSKMDKVSAFEEVFIEKIRDLENKMRRDDGELQRKDRIISELEAQLEASKIGNKYQSRVEELQRTLSAKDEAVQNLLSEKKGLLFELGSLASVLQKVHDTFTNMNEKEKRKFASALGNQQGFYLVADERNGDPCEENDLLITGEGSPNGNCRRDAATNSESSISQKQKPIGDNFQENMSATCASEFARSPSQSAACFEPLGAGHAQSVSIHDGKESGNSLQHLESECSTARVENAEG, from the exons ATGAACGCAGCTGAGCAGAACGGTCATTTCATTTCCGGCGGGAAACACCGATCCATATGGAGCTGCTCAAGCTCTCCAAGTTCAAGCTCCAGCTTCGAGCGCTCGTCTCCGAAGCTCGCGATCTCCGG TGATGTTATCAATCCGCAGCAGAAGCAAAAGCAAACCGAGGAGGAGTACGGCAGGAGGGTCCAGGAATTGCAGGCGGAGTTGGCGTCTTCCGATGAGATTCGGCGGAAGCTCGAGAGGCAG ATTGGTCATCTTCAGGATGAGAATGTGTTGCTCGAGAACAAGCAGAAGGAGCTGAACGCGACCATACAGGGTTTAGTGCAGTCACGGGATGATTTTATCTATGCTTATGAG GAATCGACTTGCGAAATGAGGCGTGCCATTGAGACTAGGGATAGGAAGCTTGCAATGCTAtcggaaaaaataaattctcatCTTCTTCTATTCGATTCAATAGAAAAGGAGGCGCTTTCGGTCAAGCAAGTCGTGGATAATGTGAAGCACGTTGTGAGTGAGAAAGAGGAGTTAG CATCCAGCTTAAGAAGCAAAATGGACAAGGTCTCTGCATTCGAAGAAGTCTTTATAG AAAAGATTCGCGATTTGGAAAACAAGATGAGAAGAGATGACGGAGAGTTACAGAGGAAGGATAGGATCATTTCGGAACTTGAAGCACAGCTTGAGGCATCAAAAATTGGCAATAAGTACCAGAGTCGTGTTGAAGAG CTCCAGCGAACTCTATCAGCAAAGGATGAGGCTGTACAGAATTTACTTTCTGAAAAAAAG GGCCTGCTTTTTGAACTAGGAAGTCTGGCTAGTGTACTACAGAAGGTTCATGATACATTCACAAATATGAATGAGAAG gaaaaaagaaaattcgcCTCGGCTCTGGGAAATCAGCAAGGATTTTATCTGGTTGCTGATGAAAGAAACGG AGATCCTTGCGAGGAGAATGACCTTCTTATCACGGGCGAAGGATCTCCAAATGGAAATTGCAGGAGAGATGCTGCAACCAATTCAG AATCATCGATATCGCAGAAGCAGAAACCAATAGGCGACAACTTTCAGGAAAACATGTCCGCAACCTGTGCTTCTGAG TTTGCCCGGTCGCCTTCACAATCTGCTGCTTGTTTTGAACCTCTGGGGGCAGGTCATGCTCAAAGTGTGTCTATTCATGATGGGAAG GAAAGTGGCAACTCTCTACAACATTTGGAATCTGAATGCTCGACGGCACGAGTAGAAAATGCTGAAGGCTAA
- the LOC116199867 gene encoding putative protein tag-278 isoform X2, producing the protein MELLKLSKFKLQLRALVSEARDLRERERSANEQLYILSQQKQKQTEEEYGRRVQELQAELASSDEIRRKLERQIGHLQDENVLLENKQKELNATIQGLVQSRDDFIYAYEESTCEMRRAIETRDRKLAMLSEKINSHLLLFDSIEKEALSVKQVVDNVKHVVSEKEELASSLRSKMDKVSAFEEVFIEKIRDLENKMRRDDGELQRKDRIISELEAQLEASKIGNKYQSRVEELQRTLSAKDEAVQNLLSEKKGLLFELGSLASVLQKVHDTFTNMNEKEKRKFASALGNQQGFYLVADERNGDPCEENDLLITGEGSPNGNCRRDAATNSESSISQKQKPIGDNFQENMSATCASEFARSPSQSAACFEPLGAGHAQSVSIHDGKESGNSLQHLESECSTARVENAEG; encoded by the exons ATGGAGCTGCTCAAGCTCTCCAAGTTCAAGCTCCAGCTTCGAGCGCTCGTCTCCGAAGCTCGCGATCTCCGG GAGAGAGAGCGGTCGGCAAACGAGCAGCTCTACATCCTGTCTCAG CAGAAGCAAAAGCAAACCGAGGAGGAGTACGGCAGGAGGGTCCAGGAATTGCAGGCGGAGTTGGCGTCTTCCGATGAGATTCGGCGGAAGCTCGAGAGGCAG ATTGGTCATCTTCAGGATGAGAATGTGTTGCTCGAGAACAAGCAGAAGGAGCTGAACGCGACCATACAGGGTTTAGTGCAGTCACGGGATGATTTTATCTATGCTTATGAG GAATCGACTTGCGAAATGAGGCGTGCCATTGAGACTAGGGATAGGAAGCTTGCAATGCTAtcggaaaaaataaattctcatCTTCTTCTATTCGATTCAATAGAAAAGGAGGCGCTTTCGGTCAAGCAAGTCGTGGATAATGTGAAGCACGTTGTGAGTGAGAAAGAGGAGTTAG CATCCAGCTTAAGAAGCAAAATGGACAAGGTCTCTGCATTCGAAGAAGTCTTTATAG AAAAGATTCGCGATTTGGAAAACAAGATGAGAAGAGATGACGGAGAGTTACAGAGGAAGGATAGGATCATTTCGGAACTTGAAGCACAGCTTGAGGCATCAAAAATTGGCAATAAGTACCAGAGTCGTGTTGAAGAG CTCCAGCGAACTCTATCAGCAAAGGATGAGGCTGTACAGAATTTACTTTCTGAAAAAAAG GGCCTGCTTTTTGAACTAGGAAGTCTGGCTAGTGTACTACAGAAGGTTCATGATACATTCACAAATATGAATGAGAAG gaaaaaagaaaattcgcCTCGGCTCTGGGAAATCAGCAAGGATTTTATCTGGTTGCTGATGAAAGAAACGG AGATCCTTGCGAGGAGAATGACCTTCTTATCACGGGCGAAGGATCTCCAAATGGAAATTGCAGGAGAGATGCTGCAACCAATTCAG AATCATCGATATCGCAGAAGCAGAAACCAATAGGCGACAACTTTCAGGAAAACATGTCCGCAACCTGTGCTTCTGAG TTTGCCCGGTCGCCTTCACAATCTGCTGCTTGTTTTGAACCTCTGGGGGCAGGTCATGCTCAAAGTGTGTCTATTCATGATGGGAAG GAAAGTGGCAACTCTCTACAACATTTGGAATCTGAATGCTCGACGGCACGAGTAGAAAATGCTGAAGGCTAA
- the LOC116199867 gene encoding putative protein tag-278 isoform X3 — MELLKLSKFKLQLRALVSEARDLRERERSANEQLYILSQKQKQTEEEYGRRVQELQAELASSDEIRRKLERQIGHLQDENVLLENKQKELNATIQGLVQSRDDFIYAYEESTCEMRRAIETRDRKLAMLSEKINSHLLLFDSIEKEALSVKQVVDNVKHVVSEKEELASSLRSKMDKVSAFEEVFIEKIRDLENKMRRDDGELQRKDRIISELEAQLEASKIGNKYQSRVEELQRTLSAKDEAVQNLLSEKKGLLFELGSLASVLQKVHDTFTNMNEKEKRKFASALGNQQGFYLVADERNGDPCEENDLLITGEGSPNGNCRRDAATNSESSISQKQKPIGDNFQENMSATCASEFARSPSQSAACFEPLGAGHAQSVSIHDGKESGNSLQHLESECSTARVENAEG, encoded by the exons ATGGAGCTGCTCAAGCTCTCCAAGTTCAAGCTCCAGCTTCGAGCGCTCGTCTCCGAAGCTCGCGATCTCCGG GAGAGAGAGCGGTCGGCAAACGAGCAGCTCTACATCCTGTCTCAG AAGCAAAAGCAAACCGAGGAGGAGTACGGCAGGAGGGTCCAGGAATTGCAGGCGGAGTTGGCGTCTTCCGATGAGATTCGGCGGAAGCTCGAGAGGCAG ATTGGTCATCTTCAGGATGAGAATGTGTTGCTCGAGAACAAGCAGAAGGAGCTGAACGCGACCATACAGGGTTTAGTGCAGTCACGGGATGATTTTATCTATGCTTATGAG GAATCGACTTGCGAAATGAGGCGTGCCATTGAGACTAGGGATAGGAAGCTTGCAATGCTAtcggaaaaaataaattctcatCTTCTTCTATTCGATTCAATAGAAAAGGAGGCGCTTTCGGTCAAGCAAGTCGTGGATAATGTGAAGCACGTTGTGAGTGAGAAAGAGGAGTTAG CATCCAGCTTAAGAAGCAAAATGGACAAGGTCTCTGCATTCGAAGAAGTCTTTATAG AAAAGATTCGCGATTTGGAAAACAAGATGAGAAGAGATGACGGAGAGTTACAGAGGAAGGATAGGATCATTTCGGAACTTGAAGCACAGCTTGAGGCATCAAAAATTGGCAATAAGTACCAGAGTCGTGTTGAAGAG CTCCAGCGAACTCTATCAGCAAAGGATGAGGCTGTACAGAATTTACTTTCTGAAAAAAAG GGCCTGCTTTTTGAACTAGGAAGTCTGGCTAGTGTACTACAGAAGGTTCATGATACATTCACAAATATGAATGAGAAG gaaaaaagaaaattcgcCTCGGCTCTGGGAAATCAGCAAGGATTTTATCTGGTTGCTGATGAAAGAAACGG AGATCCTTGCGAGGAGAATGACCTTCTTATCACGGGCGAAGGATCTCCAAATGGAAATTGCAGGAGAGATGCTGCAACCAATTCAG AATCATCGATATCGCAGAAGCAGAAACCAATAGGCGACAACTTTCAGGAAAACATGTCCGCAACCTGTGCTTCTGAG TTTGCCCGGTCGCCTTCACAATCTGCTGCTTGTTTTGAACCTCTGGGGGCAGGTCATGCTCAAAGTGTGTCTATTCATGATGGGAAG GAAAGTGGCAACTCTCTACAACATTTGGAATCTGAATGCTCGACGGCACGAGTAGAAAATGCTGAAGGCTAA